From the Jeongeupia sp. HS-3 genome, the window CGCGGAAGGTATCGCGGCGATGAATCAGCGTCACATGCGCGGCGATATTGGAAAGATAGAGCGCCTCTTCGACGGCGGTGTTGCCACCACCGACAACGGCAACCTTCTGACCGCGATAGAAAAAGCCGTCGCAGGTGGCGCAGGCGGAAACGCCGCGGCCGGCGAAGGCTTCCTCGGACGGAATGCCAATGTATTGCGCCGATGCGCCGGTCGCGATGATCAGCGCGTCGCAGGTGTATTCAGCCGCATCGCCAACAAGGCGGATCGGCTTCTCGTTCAGATGCGTGGTGTGGATATGATCGAAGATCATTTCCGTGCCAAAGCGTTCGGCGTGCTTCTGAAAGCGCGTCATCAATTCCGGGCCCTGAACGCCGTCGGCATCGGCCGGCCAGTTGTCGACGTCGGTGGTTGTCATCAGCTGGCCGCCCTGAGCCATGCCGGTCACCAGCACCGGGTTCAGGTTGGCGCGCGCGGCGTAGACGGCGGCGGTGTAGCCGGCCGGGCCGGAACCGAGAATCAACAGACTGGCGTGCTTGGTGGCCATGGGCATTCCTCAGGGGATTTGCAAAAGGTAGATAGTTTAAATCAGCTGTGTTCGTGCGATCTAATCGAAAATGGCTATTGACCTGATTGTTCGCTTTTGCCAGTGACGTGCAGCGCAACCGGCACCTGCAGATAAGGTAGCGACAGCTGCTCGGCCGAGATCGCGGCGATCAGCTGGACGACCACGTTTTCGGGGGCGATGACTTCGACTGCGACCGGGACTTCGCCGGCAAGTTCAAAGAATGTGGCTTCGTGCCAGTGGTGGCGGCCAAAGCCGGCGAGGGCATGAAACGCCGTGGCGCCGCTGGCGCCTTGTGCCCGGGCCTGTTTGAGTAGCCATTCGTATAACAGGATGCCGTGGTGGCACTGCGTCTGGGTCAGGTAGAAGCGGATCAGTTGCATCAGGAGCCTCCCTTGAGGGCTGCGACGGTTTTGAGTCCCAGCCAGGTCAGCGTGAGTGAGCCGCCGACATGCAGGCCGATCGCCGCGACGGCCCAGCCCAGCTGTTGCCGCAAAATTAACGTGGTTACTTCCGCCGAGAAGGTCGAAAACGTGGTCAGTCCGCCGAGAAAGCCAGTGGTGACGAGCAGTTTTACCTCGGGCGATACGCCTTGCCAGAGCGTGAAAAACCCCAGCGAAATCCCCATCAAATAAGCACCGATCCAGTTGGCCGCGAGGGTCCCGGTGGGGACGGTCGGAAATAGCGGATTGAGCAGGATCGATAGCCCCCAGCGAGCCCATGCGCCCAGTGCGGCGCCCACGCCGATGAAAATCAGGCTGGTATAGTTCATAGTCGATATCACAGTCGTCGGATACGCCGCCGATTATAGTGATCCCCTTGCCCGAGCGAGTTGACCAATCCGTGCTCCCCCGATTTTTTGCCCCGCTGATGTTGCTTGGACAGCTGCGCCGCGAGCCGGTGCGCAGGGTGTTGCTCAAGCAGTTGTACTTCACCGGCAATCAGGCGGTGTGGATCATGTTGCTGATCGGCGTGGCACTGGGCGGCATGGTCATCCTGTTATTGCACGGTCAATATGGCCAGAGTCGCGAGGCCGCATTGCGCCTGCTCGCCACGCTGAGCTTTCGCGATATCAGCCCCTTGCTGGCTGCGCTGGTGCTGATCGCGCGCTCGTCGTCGGCGGTGGCCAGCGAATTGGCCGCGATGAAGGTGCATGGCGAGCTTGATAGTCTGGCGGCGATCGGCATTCCCTTGCCGGCGTATATCGTGCTGCCGCGGGTGATCGGCGTGAGCATTTCATCGGCCCTGCTGGGGCTCTATCTCGCCAGTGCATCGCTGGTGGGTGGCGCGCTGGCTTCATCGGGCTGGGAAATCGGCTATCAGGCGCAGCGCATCGATCAGGTGCTGCAGCTCGGCGTGGTATTGCAGTGCCTGGGGAAATCGCTCTTGTTCGGTATGGCGGCGGCAACACTGGCGTGCTGGTCCGGGTTGCGGGCGGCGCCTTATGTCACCGAAATTCCCAAGGCATCGTCGAGTGCCGTGATGCGTGGCTTGTTGGCTGTGTTCTCCATTAATTTGATCTGGGTGTTGTTGTCATGAGTTCGCACTGGGATTTTTCCGCCTGCCATGCCGGGGTTTACTACGGGTGCGAGCACGAGTTGCGCACGTCCAGTAGCCACAAGATGGTTGTGGCACTGCAGAAGTATCTGCCGGGGCAGGTGGCGTGCCTGCAGGAGGGCGGTGGTTTCGTGAACAATTTGCGTGTGTGGGAAAACCTGATTTTGCCGGCGTGGTATCACGAGTCGGTGTCGCTGCCGGTGCTGGAAATCCGCGTGGCGGCAGCTTTGAATCAGCTGGGTGTGGCTCGGGAAGAGCGCCTGAGCCTGATGGCCGCCTTGCCTGCATCCTTGTCGCGTGCGCAGCGCCGTACACTGGCGCTGGTTCGTACGCTGGTGCAGTCGCCGGCCTGGCTGGTGGTTGAAGTCGAATGGCTGGCATGGCTGAATGGTGCTGCCGATATTCATTGCAAAGAGGCGTTCGCCGCGCTGCTGCGGCAATGCCCCGCGCTATTGCTGGGGGCGGGGGCAATGCAGCATGCGGAGTCCTTGCCGCTGATGTCCGCGGCCATCATTGAGGAAAGTCATGCAGTTGCTTAAGGATGGCGATGCGCGCTTTCGCTGGCTGGGCTTGCGGGTTGGTGCTTTCGTGTTGGTTGGCGCCGGCGTTGCGCTGACCTTGCTGGTCTTGCTCGGCTTGCGACAGGGTTATTTCGTACCCAAGGCGCAATTGCATTTTGTCGCCGAGCACGGCGCCGGCTTGACGCCGGGCATGCAGGTTCGCTTGTCGGGCTTCAAGATCGGCGTCGTCGATGCGGTGTCTTTGAATGATCAGGCCAAGGTTGATGTCGATTTGCTGGTTGAGGCCCGTTACACCAAGTGGATCAAGCCTGACTCGATGGCCATCCTGCAGCAAGACGGGCTGATCGGTGATCACTACATTGAGATTGCCGGTGGCTCGCCCAACCAGGCGCCGGTCAAGGATGGCGCCAAACTGGCCTTCGCGCCCGCGCTCGGCTTGTCGGAAATCGCCCTCGACCTGCGTCAGCGGGTGGTACCGATCATCGATTCGATGCAAACCACGCTGGATGTCGTCAACGATCCGGATGGCGATCTGCGTCAGACCTTGGCCAATGTGCGTGGCCTGACCGGCGAGCTGAGACAGACCCGTGCATCGGTCGATCAGTTGCTCGTTAATCTGAATGCGCTGAGCCAGCGTGATCTGCCTGCGGTGACGCAGCGCGGCGAGCAGGCACTGGCGCGTGTCGATGCGATTGCCGCCGAGTTGCAGGGACGGCTGCCCGGCATGCTGACCAAGCTCGACGGCACGCTGCTGCACGCCAGTCGTGCCGCCAGTGAGGCCGAGGCCATGATGACTACAACCCGTCGTGCGGTTGATGCCGCCGCGCCACGCCTGCCGTCGCTATTGCGCAATGGTGATGCGGTACTGCAAACCAGCCGTGATGCGCTTGATGGTGCCTCGCAGTCATGGCCCCTGAATCAATGGTTGCCGCCGGCCGATCTGCTCGCGCCGGTGCCGCCGAGCCGACCATGAGGAGTGGGTGCATGGCGTCAGGAGTCCGTTTGTTGCTGGTGGTTACGGTCACGGTATTGCTGATGGCTTGCGGTGGGGCGCCGCCGCAGCCAAGACCGGTATTGGCGCAGCGGGCCGATGCCGCCGCATTGTCAGCCAATCGCGCGACCCAGGCCGGGAATGATGAAGAGGCTGTCGAATTGTGGCGTTCGGCACTGGATTTGCGCCAGGCCGTCGACGATTGGCCGGGGGCGGGTGAAGCAAGGCTCGGTTTGGCACAAGTGCAGCTTCGCCTGCGGCAGCCGGATGCGGCGGCTAGGGTGTTGCTCGGTATGCCGGACGAGGTGCTGTATCCGGCGGCGCTGCGTGCCAGAGCGGCTTACCA encodes:
- the trxB gene encoding thioredoxin-disulfide reductase → MATKHASLLILGSGPAGYTAAVYAARANLNPVLVTGMAQGGQLMTTTDVDNWPADADGVQGPELMTRFQKHAERFGTEMIFDHIHTTHLNEKPIRLVGDAAEYTCDALIIATGASAQYIGIPSEEAFAGRGVSACATCDGFFYRGQKVAVVGGGNTAVEEALYLSNIAAHVTLIHRRDTFRAEKILVNHLMAKVAEGKISLELNQTLDEVLGDATGATGARLKSSQDGSTKDLEVSGVFIAIGHKPNTDIFRGQIEMDSTGYIITKGGREGGATATTAPGVFAAGDVQDHIYRQAVTSAASGCQAALDADKYLETLR
- a CDS encoding DUF190 domain-containing protein, translated to MQLIRFYLTQTQCHHGILLYEWLLKQARAQGASGATAFHALAGFGRHHWHEATFFELAGEVPVAVEVIAPENVVVQLIAAISAEQLSLPYLQVPVALHVTGKSEQSGQ
- the crcB gene encoding fluoride efflux transporter CrcB, giving the protein MNYTSLIFIGVGAALGAWARWGLSILLNPLFPTVPTGTLAANWIGAYLMGISLGFFTLWQGVSPEVKLLVTTGFLGGLTTFSTFSAEVTTLILRQQLGWAVAAIGLHVGGSLTLTWLGLKTVAALKGGS
- a CDS encoding ABC transporter permease — encoded protein: MLLGQLRREPVRRVLLKQLYFTGNQAVWIMLLIGVALGGMVILLLHGQYGQSREAALRLLATLSFRDISPLLAALVLIARSSSAVASELAAMKVHGELDSLAAIGIPLPAYIVLPRVIGVSISSALLGLYLASASLVGGALASSGWEIGYQAQRIDQVLQLGVVLQCLGKSLLFGMAAATLACWSGLRAAPYVTEIPKASSSAVMRGLLAVFSINLIWVLLS
- a CDS encoding MlaD family protein, with the protein product MQLLKDGDARFRWLGLRVGAFVLVGAGVALTLLVLLGLRQGYFVPKAQLHFVAEHGAGLTPGMQVRLSGFKIGVVDAVSLNDQAKVDVDLLVEARYTKWIKPDSMAILQQDGLIGDHYIEIAGGSPNQAPVKDGAKLAFAPALGLSEIALDLRQRVVPIIDSMQTTLDVVNDPDGDLRQTLANVRGLTGELRQTRASVDQLLVNLNALSQRDLPAVTQRGEQALARVDAIAAELQGRLPGMLTKLDGTLLHASRAASEAEAMMTTTRRAVDAAAPRLPSLLRNGDAVLQTSRDALDGASQSWPLNQWLPPADLLAPVPPSRP